The region gttgttgtttttcacttattcttcagttcatttattaataacctGACACACGTCATAGTGCCATGACTCATCCCTGATCTCTCTTGGTTTCAGGTGTTCGAAGGAACGTCAGGCATCGACGCCAAGAAGACAAGCTGTGAATTTACAGGGGACATTTTACGCACGCCCGTGTCCGAGGATATGCTGGGTGAGAACAGAAAAAAGAGGCGCTCATTTTCAACCCGatacatacacatttttaaataatatattctttTATTAATACCGTTTGTATTTCCAGGCCGTGTGTTTAACGGGTCGGGAAAGCCGATCGACCGAGGCCCGGCCGTCTTGGCCGAGGATTACTTGGACATCATGGGTAAAACAtctgtgatttttattattttaattatttgtgttGTGCGGCATTAATTTAGGAAACAACAGGAGCTGAGAATCTCACGTTAGCAAAGCCGTTAcgagttttaaaaaatgacggGAATGATGTTTTTCCTGGATCAGTATGCGAACACGaaaaggaatttatttattatccgGATTTTAAGAGGAAAAATGTAGGCTTTTTTAATTTATCCATCTACCTAGttattggttttattttatttactttatgtatctgtttttttattacattttttgtgGGACTGAACCACCATATCAagcagtttattatttattatagaaaAGATGTCACCCTTAATTAAAAACTCATTTGAGCTGACTTTAAAGGGGccgtttgtatttttatatggtGTTTCCAgacacataaaaacacataatTCCAAAGATACACTTGAAGATTTGTGATTCACGATATTGGAATGTAATAGTTTTGGCTAGTCTTTTTAATTTCAAGCTTCggtttacatttttctggcccagaaattagcTTGATGGAGAGTTGTTCAGCTCTTCCCCGTTTTCTTAAAAAGCCACTCGCAAGGCATTTGTCCGGTGCTTTTATTGCAGTTGCAATTGGTCTCACAGGAATCAGAGGGCTGTAAATATTACACATGGCTcctttaaacctttaaaaagcAGAGAAATTATTTAACACAATAATTCTGTATCGTTTTGTGATCAAGGTGAAtgagtgtttgttttaatgttccGCCGTTCAGTAGAACTGACTCGCACAAACCTGACTGACTGAAATAAACAGCGTTCATTGTTTGAGGAAAGCTTTTGTTACTTTGTGCGCTCTGGAAGCTCTGAAAAGACGCTTGGATAAGTATTTGCCTCCTCCACCTGCTTTTCCAGGCCAGCCCATCAACCCACAGTGCCGTATCTACCCCGAGGAGATGATCCAGACCGGCATCTCCGCCATCGACGGCATGAACAGCATCGCCAGGGGGCAGAAAATCCCCATTTTCTCTGCAGCCGGTCTCCCACATAACGAGGTCTTGTTCACCGTCAGATTAAAATCACCTTTTGGAGAACATTTTCTTCTATGTCTACTGGGTTTATGTCCCTAAAAATCAAATGAAGCAATCAACAAACGTGGCTTCCAACAACGTTTCGTACTAGTGATCCTATTTTAGGGCCTAAAAGTCTCATGGCAAATTCTTGGACCCCTATAATTGCTGCTTGCTGCTATATTTGTGGTCATGACGGTTATtaacatatttgtttaattccTAATTGGCTTTGATGTAATACAGATCAGAAAACTAGCCTTTTATGTTAGCACATAGCACACATGATTCCTTGATGTCTTGACATCGTTTTTTTGGCTTTGTGTGTGATTTCAGATCGCAGCACAGATCTGTCGGCAGGCCGGCCTGGTCAAGAAGTCCAAAGATGTGATGGACTACAGCGAGGAGAACTTTGCTATTGTGTTTGCAGCCATGGGGGTGAGGAGAACTTTCTAATGGCTACCAGGTCCAAGTTCAGTGCCCAGTTCATTATTCCATTATTACTGGATGAGTTCAGTCAGATGTAGTAGGTTTTATGTCAGCAGCTCACAGTGTGATTGGAGAAAATCCTTCTGCCTTTAGGTGAACATGGAGACGGCAAGATTTTTCAAGTCTGACTTCGAGGAGAACGGCTCCATGGACAACGTGTGTCTGTTCCTGAATCTGGCCAATGATCCGACGTAAGCACTTGCGTACCATTTTATAGAAGTGGTGCACAATTTTTAGCTTCCGAACTAGCTGTATATTTAACAGTTTTAGCGCGATGATGGATTAATTCCCATGTTTAGGATTGAACGCATCATCACTCCTCGCCTGGCGCTGACCTCCGCTGAGTTCCTGGCCTATCAGTGTGAGAAGCACGTCCTGGTCATCCTGACTGACATGAGCTCCTACGCTGAAGCCCTGAGAGAGGTCGAGTTTAAAACAACACTACTGAATCTCAAATCTAACTCTCAGCCAAAGTGTGTAACCCCAAAAAACTTAACCCCACGACGCTGCTCAAACCCCTTAAATTCACCTCAGCAGAGATTATAATCCCAAAACTAACCCCGACCCAGAGTATGACTCCAAGACCGACCCTGAGTATGACTCCAAGACCGACCCCGACCCTGAGTATGACTCCACAGTTATCCCTACCACTGAGTATGACTCCAAAACCAACCCTGACCCTGAGTATGACTCCAAGACCGACCCCGACCCTGAGTATGACTCCACAGTTATCCCTACCACTGAGTATGACTCCAAAACCAACCCTGACCCTGAGTATGACTCCAAGACCGACCCCGACCCTGAGTATGACTCCACAGTTATCCCTACCACTGAGTATGACTCCAAAACCAACCCCAACCCTGAGTATGACTCCAAGACCGACCCCGACCCTGAGTATGACTCCACAGTTATCCCTACCACTGAGTATGACTCCCAAACTAAACCAGTATGAGatctgtgttttatattttcacGATGTCTGAAATGTAACGTTCTCTCCCAGGTGTCTGCAGCGAGAGAGGAAGTACCCGGACGCCGTGGTTTCCCTGGTTACATGTACACCGATCTGGCGACAATCTACGAGCGGGCGGGGCGAGTGGAGGGACGTAACGGCTCCATCACTCAGATCCCCATCCTCACCATGCCTAAtgacggtgagagagagacagagaggcgcATTTCTGTTTCTGCTATCAGACACTACTTGCCTACAGAACTGCATCACTATACACTGTGAAGTGACGTGTTCTCTTAATTCACCGCAGACATCACACATCCTATTCCTGATTTGACCGGCTACATCACGGAGGGTCAGATCTACGTGGACCGACAGCTTCACAACAGACAGGTGAGTCAGGAGAATATaaccgcagctctgacagtaaggcaagtgggtttttatcgtcattcctctatatagcttgtatacattggaacgaaatgcCGTTTCTTTAGGACCATGGTGCGacacaga is a window of Ictalurus furcatus strain D&B chromosome 16, Billie_1.0, whole genome shotgun sequence DNA encoding:
- the LOC128620599 gene encoding V-type proton ATPase subunit B, brain isoform, with translation MKALRGMVSGAVNEITSAVSGHKTAATREHVLAVSRDYISQPRLTYKTVSGVNGPLVILDQVKFPRYAEIVHLTLPDGTKRSGQVLEVSGSKAVVQVFEGTSGIDAKKTSCEFTGDILRTPVSEDMLGRVFNGSGKPIDRGPAVLAEDYLDIMGQPINPQCRIYPEEMIQTGISAIDGMNSIARGQKIPIFSAAGLPHNEIAAQICRQAGLVKKSKDVMDYSEENFAIVFAAMGVNMETARFFKSDFEENGSMDNVCLFLNLANDPTIERIITPRLALTSAEFLAYQCEKHVLVILTDMSSYAEALREVSAAREEVPGRRGFPGYMYTDLATIYERAGRVEGRNGSITQIPILTMPNDDITHPIPDLTGYITEGQIYVDRQLHNRQIYPPINVLPSLSRLMKSAIGEGMTRKDHSDVSNQLYACYAIGKDVQAMKAVVGEEALTADDLLYLEFLQKFERNFIAQGAYENRTIYETLDIGWQLMRIFPKEMLKRIPQSTLAEFYPRESKH